The genomic window CCTACATTCACACAAGAATTAAGAGAAGTTAAAAGCCTTCTCATTAACTCGTTTACTGTTTTAAGTCAGAAAGGTCTACTACCTTTATTGATCAAGTTTGGCAGGTCTTAATGAAATCTGGATGAAATTTTTGATTAACATAAAAATCTAAATATTAAAATGTAGGGAATTTAGCTAAACCAATAGGAATCTCTACCTCACTGCCAACAACTTTCACTGAAAAGCGGTATACAGAATCCGGGCCTGTAAATGGTTGTTGAACTTTATTAAAATTAACTAAGAGCTTAGTGTTAGAAATAACCTTTTCAGGGAACTCTATAATAATTTGTCTGCCATTGGCGGAAATATTAGTATTAATTTTCTGCTCATTCACATCCAAGACATCAATATCATTACTCACTGCTACAGTAGATGGAGTTTCAATAATAAGTTGAGAAAGAGCGTTGTTATTTTTGGGGATATTTAACCGAAAAGTATGTTTTACAAAACGCCAGCTATTAGTAGGATATTGCAAATTATTATCAACATTAGTCTCCTTAGCATTTGCCTTGGTCATGCAAATGAAAGCTATAGTGCCAAGAGCAAATACTGTACCTGTGTAAATCCATATTTTCTTCATCTTGAATTGTGAAAAAACCATTATGTAAAATAAGTTACAATTTTTTACTAGATAGACCTTTATATAATAAGTTTGACAGGTCAGGATGAAATTAGGGTGAAATTTTGACTGGTTCAAAAAATAATTTGTTGATGTTGTGTTAGGTAGCCAGTCCGGAAGTAAAACTTTGATGGAGTAACGAAAAATTCAATAATTTAAATCTGAAAATAACTACAACATTAGGTTGAAAAGATGAAATCAACCACGACAATATTTACTATTCCTGGCGATTGCCCAGTATTTCATAATCAGGTAAATTACCAAAAGCAGTAGAATTATTCATTCATTAGAGCAGCAGTAGCCAACTATCTCTACCCCTAGTACAAGCAAGACTAAAGCATCATAGAGTTTAGTAATCCCAACTCAATAAATTTCCGAGAGGTGTGAATTCAACCAAAAACCGTAAAGAGTACAGTAAAAGCTGCTAGGAAATGATTGTTTTTTTAAAATTGCTTGTAAGT from Tolypothrix sp. PCC 7712 includes these protein-coding regions:
- a CDS encoding DUF2808 domain-containing protein, with amino-acid sequence MKKIWIYTGTVFALGTIAFICMTKANAKETNVDNNLQYPTNSWRFVKHTFRLNIPKNNNALSQLIIETPSTVAVSNDIDVLDVNEQKINTNISANGRQIIIEFPEKVISNTKLLVNFNKVQQPFTGPDSVYRFSVKVVGSEVEIPIGLAKFPTF